The Gemmatimonadales bacterium genome segment GTATGCCGAACGCTTTTCCGCAGGTCGGCTCGACTGGACTCGCGAGTTCGTGGCGATCTGGGTCCGCCGCGAACTTGGTCCGGTGGCGATCCACCTGACCGGGTCACAGGCCCTCGCCAGCAGGCCCGATGTCGTCGGGAGTGCGGCGGGTGCCGCCGTCGACTTCCGCGGCGACCTGGGGAGCTGGGGCGGAGCTCGAGTGCGCCCGGTGCTCGGTGTCTGGTGGGAGAGCCACGCCTTCGCCGACTGGCGGCTTACGACCGCAGGGCGGGCAGGACTCGAACTCGATCGCGACGGGCAGCGGTTTGGGCTGTCGGTGGTAGGGCTGACCGGGGTTACGCCTCAACGACAATTCTATAACCAGCCCGCTGAATACCTCGGAATCGAGCTGCGTTTCGACTGGTAGCTGCCGGTTCGACAGTCCTGGCAGTTCGAGAAGCACCCTGCGGATTCTCATCCGTGCCAATACTCTGCCATTTCGACCGGAATCGGCTGGCACTCGGGTTGCTCGAGTGCCAGCCGCAGGTCTTGGCTTGACCGACAGGCGGCAGGCCTTATCTTCATGTTCTTCGTTAGCACTCTCGATCGTTGAGTGCTAACCGCTTGAATGAACTCAACCTACAGTAACAGTCAACGAAGCTGGGGGAACTGATGGCGTCGAAAGGCAAGCTCAAGATCACGCCGCTCGAGGACCGAGTGGTCGTGAGCCCGGACGAGGAAGGCGAAACGATGCGGGGCGGGTTGTACATCCCCGATACCGCCAAGGAAAAGCCGACCCAGGGTGAGGTCGTGGCGGTCGGGCCCGGGCGTTTCGAAAAGGGCGAGCGCGTTCCGGTCGAAGTCAAAGTTGGTGACAAGGTGCTCTACGGTAAGTACAGCGGCACCAACCTCACGCTCGATGGGAACGAGGTCGTCATCATCAAGGCCTCCGACATTCTCGCCAAGCTCGGCTAATCGAAGGATCATCAGGAGAACACCATGGCAGCCAAGGATTTGCTGTTCAATACCGACGCCCGCGCCAAGCTCAAGCGGGGTGTCGATGCGTTGGCCGATGCAGTCAAGGTCACCCTCGGGCCCAAGGGCCGGAATGTCGTGATCGACAAGAAGTTCGGTTCACCGACCGTCACCAAAGACGGCGTGACGGTGGCCAAGGAAGTCGAACTGTCCGACCCGGTCGAGAACATCGGTGCGCAGCTGGTGAAGGAAGTCGCGACCAAAACCTCCGACCTCGCCGGCGACGGCACCACCACCGCCACCGTGCTTGCCCAGGCCATCTACCGCGAAGGCCTCAAGAACGTCACGGCCGGCGCCAACCCGATGGAGCTCAAGCGCGGCATCGACAAGGCTGTCGGCGTCATCGTCGACGAGCTGAAGAAGCTGAGCACCACGACCGCGGGCAAGAAGGAAATCGCCCAGGTCGGCACCATCTCGGCCAACAACGACCGGGAAATCGGTGACCTGATTGCCGACGCGATGGAGAAGGTCGGCAAAGACGGCGTCATCACGGTCGAAGAGGCTCGTGGCCTCGAGACCACGCTCGAGACGGTCGACGGCATGCAGTTCGATCGCGGCTACCTCTCGCCCTACTTCATCACGGATCCGGAAAAGATGGAGGCCGTGCTCGACACGCCCTACATCCTGATCTACGACAAGAAGATCTCGGCGATGAAGGACCTGCTCCCGGTCCTCGAGAAGGTCGCCCAGACCGGCAAGCCGCTCCTGATCCTCGCCGAGGACGTCGAAGGCGAGGCGCTTGCCACGCTGGTGGTCAACAAGCTGCGCGGTACCCTCAAGGTCGCGGCCGTCAAGGCTCCGGGCTTCGGCGATCGCCGCAAGGAAATGCTCGTCGACATCGCCAAGCTGACCGGCGGCAAGGTCATCTCGGAAGAACTCGGCTTCAAGCTCGAGAACACGGTTCTGGCCGACCTCGGTCAGTCGAAGCGGGTCGTGATCGACAAGGACAACACCACCGTCGTCGACGGCAAGGGCAAGTCCGATGATATCAAGGGCCGGATCGCCGAGATCCGGGTCGCCATCGACAAGTCCACCAGCGACTACGACCGCGAGAAGCTCCAGGAGCGGTTGGCCAAGCTCTCCGGCGGGGTCGCCGTGATTCACGTCGGCGCCGCGACCGAGACCGAGATGAAGGAGAAGAAGGCTCGGGTCGAGGACGCGCTCCACGCCACCCGCGCGGCGGTCGAAGAGGGCATCGTGCCCGGCGGCGGCGTTGCGCTGCTCCGGACCCAGGAGTCGCTGACCAAGCTCCGCGGCACCGAAGACGAGAAGATCGGCATCGACATCGTTCGCCGTGCGCTCGAGGAGCCGCTCCGCACCATCGCGCAGAACGCCGGCGTCGAAGGCGCTATCGTCCTCGCCAAGGTCAAGGAGTCGAAGGGTAACGTCGGCTACAACGCCGCCACGGACGAGTACGAGGACCTGGTCAAGGCCGGCGTCATCGACCCGACCAAGGTCACCCGGACGGCGCTTCAGAATGCT includes the following:
- a CDS encoding co-chaperone GroES: MASKGKLKITPLEDRVVVSPDEEGETMRGGLYIPDTAKEKPTQGEVVAVGPGRFEKGERVPVEVKVGDKVLYGKYSGTNLTLDGNEVVIIKASDILAKLG
- the groL gene encoding chaperonin GroEL (60 kDa chaperone family; promotes refolding of misfolded polypeptides especially under stressful conditions; forms two stacked rings of heptamers to form a barrel-shaped 14mer; ends can be capped by GroES; misfolded proteins enter the barrel where they are refolded when GroES binds), with amino-acid sequence MAAKDLLFNTDARAKLKRGVDALADAVKVTLGPKGRNVVIDKKFGSPTVTKDGVTVAKEVELSDPVENIGAQLVKEVATKTSDLAGDGTTTATVLAQAIYREGLKNVTAGANPMELKRGIDKAVGVIVDELKKLSTTTAGKKEIAQVGTISANNDREIGDLIADAMEKVGKDGVITVEEARGLETTLETVDGMQFDRGYLSPYFITDPEKMEAVLDTPYILIYDKKISAMKDLLPVLEKVAQTGKPLLILAEDVEGEALATLVVNKLRGTLKVAAVKAPGFGDRRKEMLVDIAKLTGGKVISEELGFKLENTVLADLGQSKRVVIDKDNTTVVDGKGKSDDIKGRIAEIRVAIDKSTSDYDREKLQERLAKLSGGVAVIHVGAATETEMKEKKARVEDALHATRAAVEEGIVPGGGVALLRTQESLTKLRGTEDEKIGIDIVRRALEEPLRTIAQNAGVEGAIVLAKVKESKGNVGYNAATDEYEDLVKAGVIDPTKVTRTALQNAASISGLLLTTECVVVEKKEDKPAAPAAPGAGGMGGMY